In the genome of Streptomyces sp. 846.5, the window GCCCGCCGCCGCCGACGGCCGACTGGGAGCCCAGGCCGTCGTGCACGAACTCGAAGGTGGTGCGGGTGTAGTAGTCGAGCCCGCGCACCAGCTTGGTGTCGTCCTCGAAGGCGACGCCGGCGTCGGTGAGGATCGCCCGGACCTGCTCGTGGTAGGCCTTGCAGTCCTCGCACAGGTAGTCGACCAGCATCGGCGCGCCGACCAGCTGCTTCTGCACCTCGGGCCGCTTGTCGTCGAGCACCCGCAGCGGGTTGAGCTCCGCCCGGCGCACCGTCTCGGCGTCCAGGTCGAGCCCGCGCAGGAAGTCCTGCAGCGCGGCGCGGTAGACCGGGCGGCACTGCTTGTCGCCGAGGCTGTTCAGCAGGATCCGGAAGTCGCGCAGGCCCAGCGAGCGGTAGGCGTCGAAGGCCAGGATGATCAGCTCGGCGTCCAGCGCCGGGTCCTCCGCGCCGATGGCCTCGGCGCCTACCTGCCAGAACTGGCGGTAGCGGCCCTTCTGCGGCTTCTCGTAGCGGTACTGGGAGCCGGAGTACCAGAGCTTGACCGGGAGGTTGCCGACCCGGTGCAGGTTGGCCTCCAGGGTGGCCCGCAGCACCGAGGCGGTTCCCTCGGGACGCAGCGCCAGGTTGTCGCCGCCCAGCGTGGTGAGGGTGAACATCTCCTTGCTGACGATGTCGGTGGACTCGCCGACGCCGCGCGAGAAGAGGTTGATGTCCTCGAAGACCGGGGTCTCGATGTAGCCGTAGCCGGCCCGGCGCAGCGGGGCCGCGATCGCCTCACGGACCGCCAGCACCGTGGCGGCGTCGGCGGGCAGGATGTCGTAGGTGCCCTTCGGGGCCTGGAAAGAGCTGCTCACGTCTCGTCTCGAATCAGATGCCCCGGCGCACTGCGCCAGGCTCGGCGGCGGTCGCGCCCGCTACCTGGAGCAGGTAGGGGTTGCTCGCGCGCTCGCGGCCGATGGTGGTCTGGGGGCCGTGTCCGGAGAGCACCACGGTCTCGTCCTGGAGCGGCAGGCACACGCGGGCCAGCGACTTCAGGAGGGCGTCGTGGTCACCCCCGGGGAGATCGGTGCGTCCTACGGAGCCGGCGAACAGCAGGTCCCCCGAGAACAGCACCGGAGGCAGCTCCGGTGCGGCCGGGGTCCTGAAGGTCACCGACCCCCCGGTATGGCCGGGGGCGTGGTCGACGGTGAGCCGGAGCCCGGCGAGCTCCAGCACGCTGCCGTCCTCCAGGATCCGCAGGTCGTCCGGCTCGCCGACGGTCAGCTCGCCCATCAGCTGCGCCCCGAAGGCCCGGCCGAGGGCCCGCTCCGGGTCGGCCAGCATGTAGCGGTCCTCCGGGTGGATCCAGGCCGGAATGCCCCGCGCCCCGCAGATCGGCATCACCGAGGCGACATGGTCGATGTGTCCGTGGGTGAGCACGACGGCGACCGGCTTGAGCCCGTGCTCACGGACGGCCTCCTCGACCCCGGCGGTGGCCTGGTGACCCGGGTCGACTATCACGCACTCCTCGCCGGGCCCGGGGGCGACCAGGTAGCAGTTGGTGCCCCAGGCCCCGGCGGGGAATCCGGCGATGAACACGTGAGTCCTTGATTGTCCTGGCTGTACACGGTGGAAGTCTGTGCGCAGCCTACCGGCGGGGCAGGGACGATCGCGAACCCGTTGTTCGCCGGGGCCCGGCGGGACCTCTTGGTGGGACCTGACACCACGTTTACAGATTCCATCCCTACACTGAGCGGCCAACGGGTACGAAGATCCCCCGCACGGGCTGCGGCGGACGCGAAGGAGTGACGGTCGGTGGCACCCAACGACAGGCCAAGCAAGCCCCTGCCCAAGGACAAGGAGAAGCGGCGGCGGGAGCTGGAGCGGCTCAGGCTCGAACGCCAAGCGGAGCGACGTCGCGCGTCGTTGAAGCGGACCCGCAGGAACAGCGCGATCGTGGGCGCGTCGGTGCTCGTGGTGGCCGGGATCGCGGGCGGTGCCTGGGCGGCGAGCAGCGGCGACAAGCCCAAGAAGACAGCGGCGGCGGCCACGGCCTCGGCCACCGCGACGGCGAGCGCCAGTGCGACGGCGGCCGCGGCCGGTTCCGCGCATGTCACCGGCTGCACCACCCCCGCCGCGGGCAAGGCGACCACCCAGCAGTGGAAGACCGAGCCGGCCCTGACCATCGACACCAAGGCGACCTACACCGCCACCATCGCCACCAACTGCGGCCCGATCACCATCAAGCTGGACGCCGCGGCCGCGCCGCACACCGTCAACTCCTTCGTCTACCTGGCGAGCCAGCACTTCTTCGACCACGTCACCTGCCACCGGCTGACCACCGCCGGGATCTACGTCCTGCAGTGCGGCGACCCGACCGGCACCGGCTCCGGCGGCCCGGGCTACAAGTTCAAGGACGAGAA includes:
- the hisS gene encoding histidine--tRNA ligase, yielding MSSSFQAPKGTYDILPADAATVLAVREAIAAPLRRAGYGYIETPVFEDINLFSRGVGESTDIVSKEMFTLTTLGGDNLALRPEGTASVLRATLEANLHRVGNLPVKLWYSGSQYRYEKPQKGRYRQFWQVGAEAIGAEDPALDAELIILAFDAYRSLGLRDFRILLNSLGDKQCRPVYRAALQDFLRGLDLDAETVRRAELNPLRVLDDKRPEVQKQLVGAPMLVDYLCEDCKAYHEQVRAILTDAGVAFEDDTKLVRGLDYYTRTTFEFVHDGLGSQSAVGGGGRYDGLSEMIGGPALPSVGWALGVDRTVLALEAEGIELPSPAASDVFAVPLGEQARTVLFRAVTELRREGLSADIAYGGKGLKAAMKAADRSGARYALVAGERDLADNLVQLKDLTTGDQTPVALDALVTTLKEKLS
- a CDS encoding MBL fold metallo-hydrolase; this encodes MFIAGFPAGAWGTNCYLVAPGPGEECVIVDPGHQATAGVEEAVREHGLKPVAVVLTHGHIDHVASVMPICGARGIPAWIHPEDRYMLADPERALGRAFGAQLMGELTVGEPDDLRILEDGSVLELAGLRLTVDHAPGHTGGSVTFRTPAAPELPPVLFSGDLLFAGSVGRTDLPGGDHDALLKSLARVCLPLQDETVVLSGHGPQTTIGRERASNPYLLQVAGATAAEPGAVRRGI
- a CDS encoding peptidylprolyl isomerase, producing the protein MAPNDRPSKPLPKDKEKRRRELERLRLERQAERRRASLKRTRRNSAIVGASVLVVAGIAGGAWAASSGDKPKKTAAAATASATATASASATAAAAGSAHVTGCTTPAAGKATTQQWKTEPALTIDTKATYTATIATNCGPITIKLDAAAAPHTVNSFVYLASQHFFDHVTCHRLTTAGIYVLQCGDPTGTGSGGPGYKFKDENLTASSIKGGVYPAGTVAMANSGANTNGSQFFLVYKDSTLSASYTPFGTITGGLSTLQKIAAAGTNNANGTGDGAALQTVTMNTVTTAKS